In one window of Gorilla gorilla gorilla isolate KB3781 chromosome 2, NHGRI_mGorGor1-v2.1_pri, whole genome shotgun sequence DNA:
- the DHFR2 gene encoding LOW QUALITY PROTEIN: dihydrofolate reductase 2, mitochondrial (The sequence of the model RefSeq protein was modified relative to this genomic sequence to represent the inferred CDS: inserted 1 base in 1 codon) — translation MFLLLNCIVAVSQNMGIGKNGDLPRPPLRNEFRYFQRMTTTSSVEGKQNLVIMGRKTWFSIPEKNRPLKDRINLVLSRELKEPPQGAHFLARSLDDALKLTEGPELANKVDMIWIVGGSSVYKEAMNHXKLFVTRIMQDFASDTFFSEIDLEKYKLLPEYPGVLSDVQEGKHIKYKFEAYEKND, via the exons ATGTTTCTTTTGCTAAACTGCATCGTCGCTGTGTCCCAAAACATGGGCATCGGCAAGAACGGGGACCTGCCCAGGCCGCCACTCAGGAATGAATTCAGGTATTTCCAGAGAATGACCACAACTTCTTCAGTAGAGGGTAAACAGAATCTGGTGATTATGGGTAGGAAGACCTGGTTCTCCATTCCTGAGAAGAATCGACCTTTAAAGGATAGAATTAATTTAGTTCTCAGCAGAGAACTCAAGGAACCTCCACAAGGAGCTCATTTTCTTGCCAGAAGTTTGGATGATGCCTTAAAACTTACTGAAGGACCAGAATTAGCAAATAAAGTAGACATGATTTGGATAGTTGGTGGCAGTTCTGTTTATAAGGAAGCCATGAATC TTAAACTATTTGTGACAAGGATCATGCAGGACTTTGCAAGTGACACGTTTTTTTCAGAAATTGACTTGGAGAAATATAAACTTCTGCCTGAATACCCAGGTGTTCTCTCTGATGTCCAGGAGGGGAAACACATCAAGTACAAATTTGAAGCATATGAGAAGAATGATTAA